One Actinoplanes missouriensis 431 DNA segment encodes these proteins:
- a CDS encoding D-alanyl-D-alanine carboxypeptidase family protein, with the protein MAVKIIAALSAIVLLFTPVPAVAGSRAGIVPAVAGSRTGIVPAVAGSRAEIPCPKPKIAKPSAPPRPTPPPENAEQMAVGGADLATHGLVIPDGAKNPPALTATTWMVADLDTGEVLGACGPHVHQTPASVQKMLLAATAIADLDPKKQVTVTRGDLDIEPGSSAVGLVVGGKYQISTLWLGLLLNSGNDAANALARMAGGGGTDGVTKTVDAMNALAKSIGAYQTHAVTPSGLDGKGQFTSAYDLALIARVCFENADFRKYALTKVAQMPAQKSPKVGGFQFQNENKLIYNYPGAMGGKTGFTTVARHSYVGAAERGGRRLVATLLGAEARPQRGWEQGAALLDWGFSLPKGTSVGSLVTPEEIAESTKAPAADAPEPAIDETVPAAQQDAPRGLSVAAALTVAVMLAVAPLLLLLIQRRRRRLSRRF; encoded by the coding sequence TTGGCCGTGAAGATCATTGCGGCCCTGAGCGCCATCGTGCTCCTGTTCACCCCCGTGCCGGCCGTGGCCGGGTCACGCGCGGGAATCGTGCCGGCCGTGGCCGGGTCACGCACCGGAATCGTGCCGGCCGTGGCCGGGTCACGCGCGGAGATCCCGTGCCCGAAGCCGAAGATCGCCAAGCCGAGTGCCCCGCCCCGGCCCACCCCGCCGCCCGAGAACGCCGAGCAGATGGCGGTCGGCGGCGCGGACCTCGCCACCCACGGGCTGGTCATCCCGGACGGCGCCAAGAACCCCCCGGCGCTCACCGCCACCACCTGGATGGTCGCCGACCTGGACACCGGCGAGGTGCTCGGCGCCTGCGGCCCGCACGTGCACCAGACCCCGGCCAGCGTGCAGAAGATGCTGCTCGCCGCGACCGCGATCGCCGACCTCGACCCGAAGAAGCAGGTCACCGTCACCCGCGGCGACCTCGACATCGAACCCGGCAGCTCGGCTGTCGGTCTCGTGGTCGGCGGCAAGTACCAGATCTCCACGCTCTGGCTGGGCCTGCTGCTCAACTCCGGCAACGACGCCGCGAACGCGCTGGCCCGGATGGCCGGTGGCGGCGGCACGGACGGCGTCACCAAGACCGTCGACGCGATGAACGCCCTCGCGAAGTCGATCGGCGCGTACCAGACGCACGCCGTCACACCGTCCGGATTGGACGGCAAGGGGCAGTTCACCAGCGCGTACGATCTCGCGCTGATCGCCCGGGTGTGCTTCGAGAACGCCGACTTCCGTAAGTACGCGCTGACCAAGGTCGCGCAGATGCCCGCGCAGAAGTCACCGAAGGTCGGCGGCTTCCAGTTCCAGAACGAGAACAAGCTGATCTACAACTACCCCGGGGCGATGGGCGGCAAGACCGGGTTCACGACGGTCGCCCGGCACAGCTACGTGGGCGCGGCAGAACGCGGCGGGCGCCGGCTGGTCGCCACGCTGCTCGGCGCCGAAGCCCGGCCGCAGCGGGGCTGGGAGCAGGGTGCGGCGCTGCTCGACTGGGGATTCTCGCTGCCGAAGGGCACCTCGGTCGGCAGCCTGGTCACTCCCGAGGAGATCGCCGAGAGCACGAAGGCGCCGGCGGCCGACGCGCCGGAACCGGCCATCGACGAGACGGTGCCGGCAGCGCAGCAGGACGCGCCGCGCGGGTTGTCGGTGGCGGCCGCGCTCACGGTGGCGGTGATGCTCGCCGTGGCGCCGCTGCTCCTGCTGCTGATCCAGCGCCGCCGCCGGAGACTGAGCCGCCGCTTTTGA
- a CDS encoding MarR family winged helix-turn-helix transcriptional regulator: MERANELAAAIESSVEALTAVLDRARLAQTPMVPPAQLRVLTIVAGTRHTNMSRLAEALDVVPSSASRLCDRLEATGLLRRVADPRDRREVRLLLTPAARRLLADLRDRRRQALGEVLDRMPPAARADLLKALQSFGEAANAAEADGSLKSA, encoded by the coding sequence ATGGAACGCGCCAACGAGCTAGCCGCGGCCATCGAGTCGTCGGTGGAGGCGCTGACGGCCGTCCTCGATCGTGCCCGCCTGGCGCAGACGCCGATGGTGCCGCCGGCCCAGCTGCGGGTGCTCACCATCGTGGCCGGCACCCGGCACACCAACATGAGCCGGCTCGCGGAGGCGCTCGACGTGGTGCCGTCGTCGGCCAGCCGGCTCTGCGACAGGCTGGAGGCGACCGGTCTGCTGCGCCGCGTCGCCGACCCCCGGGACCGCCGGGAGGTGCGGTTGCTGCTCACCCCCGCCGCCCGCCGGCTCCTCGCCGACCTGCGCGACCGCCGCCGGCAGGCGCTCGGCGAGGTGCTCGACCGGATGCCGCCGGCCGCCCGCGCCGACCTGCTGAAGGCGTTGCAGAGCTTCGGGGAGGCGGCGAACGCGGCCGAGGCGGACGGCAGCCTGAAGTCCGCCTGA
- a CDS encoding glycosyltransferase family 2 protein, whose product MVIPAGDPANLPVLLRALPPADEVIVVVGRGEDTTRALPRSPRMIRQTRSGVGNAVACGVDASTGDIVVTLPGDGSCDPAEMPRLLAALREGADVVHGSRYLSGRPGVLDRVLLWFLRVLFGCRPSDPGHGYRAFWRDSATRLGLPVITGFDPVRGDGPEIEALLAVRIATSGLHGAEVPTTVHPRVAGTPLLTAARALVAEYAARRRAARAGAPESIVVLTGRAPLNPPHHSADARGGVSHTAGVSHTAGASRAAGASRAAGASRAAGASRAAGASGPAWPAPNQRRTTASADLPNSGLLPGDRGFTDRRPAERTRATGNADLRFAGRGRGKPKLDPAENLTRRRWRDQSARDTGSARPNLRVINGEGTGPSPRRNDHLRSV is encoded by the coding sequence GTGGTGATCCCGGCCGGCGACCCGGCGAACCTGCCCGTGCTGCTGCGCGCGCTGCCACCGGCCGACGAGGTGATCGTCGTGGTCGGTCGCGGCGAGGACACCACCCGCGCGCTCCCCCGCTCGCCCCGGATGATCCGGCAGACCCGGTCCGGCGTCGGCAACGCCGTGGCCTGCGGGGTGGACGCCAGCACCGGCGACATCGTCGTGACGCTCCCCGGCGACGGCTCCTGCGACCCGGCCGAGATGCCCCGCCTGCTGGCCGCACTGCGCGAGGGCGCCGACGTGGTGCACGGCTCCCGTTACCTGTCCGGCCGTCCCGGCGTGCTCGACCGGGTGCTGCTCTGGTTCCTGCGGGTGCTCTTCGGCTGCCGGCCCAGCGACCCCGGTCACGGATATCGTGCCTTCTGGCGGGACAGCGCCACCCGGCTCGGCCTGCCGGTGATCACCGGCTTCGACCCGGTCCGCGGCGACGGGCCGGAGATCGAGGCGCTGCTCGCCGTCCGGATCGCCACGTCCGGCCTGCACGGCGCCGAGGTGCCGACCACCGTTCATCCGCGGGTGGCCGGAACGCCGCTGCTCACCGCCGCGCGAGCCCTGGTGGCCGAGTACGCGGCCCGCCGCCGGGCCGCCCGCGCCGGCGCACCGGAGAGCATCGTGGTGCTGACCGGCCGAGCCCCGCTGAACCCGCCCCACCACTCAGCCGACGCTCGCGGCGGGGTCTCCCACACGGCCGGGGTTTCCCACACGGCCGGGGCTTCCCGCGCGGCCGGGGCCTCCCGCGCGGCCGGGGCCTCCCGCGCGGCCGGGGCCTCCCGCGCGGCCGGGGCTTCCGGTCCGGCCTGGCCGGCGCCGAATCAGCGCCGGACCACCGCGTCGGCTGACCTTCCCAACAGCGGCCTGCTCCCCGGCGACCGAGGTTTCACCGACCGCCGCCCCGCCGAACGGACCCGCGCCACCGGAAACGCCGACCTCCGGTTCGCGGGGCGAGGCCGGGGCAAGCCGAAACTCGACCCGGCGGAGAACCTCACCCGCCGCCGCTGGCGCGACCAGAGCGCCCGCGACACCGGTTCCGCCCGCCCCAACCTCCGCGTGATCAACGGCGAGGGAACCGGCCCGTCCCCCCGCCGCAACGACCACCTGCGCTCGGTCTAG
- a CDS encoding PP2C family protein-serine/threonine phosphatase, translated as MSDQPVALGVSLRAASPDRLPEVAADHLRNRFGAEPVEVFLADLTQSSLCPLINGTNPDPAALRCLGSQRTATSTTANGASRVHLPLTCWGERIGVLRLDLPSPPEPEVAEQLAAAADELATALRAADTSTDRYRRAQRRARLTMAAELQWELLPGRSLGDERFLVAGQLDPAYDVRGDHFDWALDGERLTLTVLNGFGDGMEASLLTTVAVNAMRNARRCGADIVEQAELASDAVHARRAGAAHVATLLLEVDLVSGQVAAVDAGSPRCLIARDGEIEAVELEQQLPFGMFPEAHYEIQRFRLEPGDRMLVVSDGVHAAVPGGRSPFGESALVTAIRRTRLQPATEAVGTVMRSLHDYHAGAEPEDDAVTVCLDWRR; from the coding sequence GTGTCCGACCAACCGGTCGCACTCGGCGTCTCGCTGCGTGCGGCGTCACCCGACCGTCTTCCCGAAGTGGCCGCCGACCATCTGCGCAACCGCTTCGGGGCCGAGCCGGTCGAGGTGTTCCTCGCCGACCTGACCCAGTCCTCGCTCTGCCCGCTGATCAACGGGACGAACCCGGACCCCGCCGCGCTGCGCTGCCTCGGCAGCCAGCGGACCGCCACCTCGACCACCGCGAACGGCGCGAGCCGGGTGCACCTGCCGCTGACCTGCTGGGGTGAGCGGATCGGGGTGCTGCGGCTAGACCTGCCGTCCCCACCGGAGCCGGAGGTCGCCGAGCAGCTGGCCGCGGCCGCCGACGAGCTGGCCACCGCGCTGCGGGCCGCCGACACGAGCACCGATCGGTACCGCCGGGCACAGCGCCGGGCGCGGCTCACCATGGCCGCCGAACTGCAGTGGGAGCTGCTGCCCGGGCGGTCACTGGGTGACGAGCGGTTCCTCGTGGCGGGACAGCTCGATCCGGCGTACGACGTTCGCGGCGACCACTTCGACTGGGCGCTGGACGGCGAGCGGCTGACGCTCACCGTGCTGAACGGATTCGGTGACGGCATGGAGGCCTCCCTGCTCACCACCGTCGCCGTCAACGCGATGCGCAACGCCCGGCGCTGCGGCGCCGACATCGTCGAGCAGGCCGAGCTGGCCTCCGACGCGGTGCACGCCCGCCGGGCCGGCGCCGCGCACGTCGCCACCCTGCTGCTCGAGGTGGACCTGGTCAGCGGGCAGGTCGCGGCGGTCGACGCCGGGTCGCCACGCTGCCTGATCGCCCGGGACGGCGAGATCGAGGCGGTGGAGCTGGAGCAGCAGCTGCCGTTCGGCATGTTTCCCGAGGCGCACTACGAGATCCAGCGGTTCCGGCTCGAACCCGGCGACCGGATGCTCGTGGTCAGTGACGGCGTGCACGCCGCGGTGCCCGGCGGCCGTTCACCGTTCGGCGAGTCCGCCCTGGTCACAGCGATTCGACGGACACGGTTGCAGCCGGCTACCGAGGCAGTGGGTACCGTGATGAGAAGTCTGCACGACTACCACGCCGGCGCCGAGCCCGAGGACGATGCCGTGACAGTGTGTCTCGACTGGCGGCGCTGA
- a CDS encoding sigma-70 family RNA polymerase sigma factor: MARQPDLATVIAARAGDPAAVDRLVAGYLPLVYTIVGRALEGHADVDDVVQEVMIRVLRNLGELREPESFRSWLVAITVRQVRERFRSRHSAPDELLDADLRDPGADFTDLAITRLELSGQRRETAEATRWLDEENRELLSLWWLEASGELTRDEIVDATGVGRQHAAVRIQRMKLQLETARAVVRALHRAPRCADLDALLISWDGRPGPLWRKRIARHTRECGVCASAWHDLIAAERLLAGMALVPLPPAYFTTLSGTPAAAPTASPTVTVSLPAKAGGSLAQKALAGMLAATAVAGGAALVVADRESPPPAARVAVAEPVALPASPSPAPSVSAPPSLAPSVAPSRSPSRPPSPQPSRKPSTAPPVTTGTSVKKGAAVWTFTGSKAALKDVGASWYYDWGPSDDDVPGPAGVAFVPMIWGAANVTTATLKQAAAEGDDWLLGFNEPDLAEQSNMTVEAALDAWPKLEATGMKLVSPAVAFGGDTAGGWLDRFMTGASERGLRVDAIALHWYGSDFSKAAVNQFLGYVDAVHQRYGKPIWITEFGLIDFGGSPRYPSDAQKVAFIKGATAGLEKRRFVARYAWFGLPAVGDSADFGLYKDGKTPTEAGKAYRAAG, from the coding sequence ATGGCTCGACAACCCGACCTCGCGACGGTGATCGCCGCCCGCGCCGGGGACCCGGCCGCCGTGGACCGCCTGGTCGCCGGATACCTGCCGCTGGTCTACACCATCGTGGGCCGCGCGCTGGAGGGTCACGCGGACGTCGACGACGTGGTCCAGGAAGTCATGATCCGGGTCCTGCGCAACCTCGGCGAGCTGCGCGAACCCGAGTCCTTCCGCTCGTGGCTGGTGGCCATCACGGTCCGCCAGGTGCGCGAGCGGTTCCGCAGCCGGCACAGCGCGCCGGACGAGCTCCTCGACGCCGACCTGCGCGATCCGGGCGCCGATTTCACCGATCTGGCGATCACCCGCCTGGAGCTCTCCGGTCAGCGCCGGGAGACCGCCGAGGCGACCCGCTGGCTGGACGAGGAGAACCGGGAGCTGCTCTCGCTCTGGTGGCTCGAGGCGTCCGGCGAGCTCACCCGGGACGAGATCGTGGACGCGACGGGCGTCGGCCGTCAGCACGCCGCGGTGCGCATCCAGCGGATGAAGCTGCAGCTGGAGACGGCCCGGGCGGTGGTCCGGGCGCTGCACCGCGCACCCCGCTGCGCGGATCTGGACGCCCTGCTCATCTCGTGGGACGGCCGGCCCGGCCCGCTCTGGCGCAAACGGATCGCCCGGCACACCCGCGAGTGCGGCGTCTGCGCCTCCGCCTGGCACGATCTGATCGCCGCCGAGCGGCTCCTGGCGGGCATGGCCCTGGTGCCTCTGCCGCCGGCTTACTTCACCACCCTTTCCGGTACGCCCGCAGCTGCCCCCACCGCATCCCCCACCGTCACGGTGAGTCTTCCGGCGAAGGCGGGCGGCTCGCTGGCGCAGAAGGCGCTCGCCGGGATGCTCGCCGCGACGGCGGTCGCCGGGGGTGCCGCGCTCGTCGTCGCCGACCGGGAGTCGCCGCCACCTGCCGCACGGGTCGCCGTGGCCGAGCCCGTGGCCCTGCCCGCCTCCCCGTCGCCGGCACCGTCCGTCTCGGCGCCGCCGTCGCTCGCGCCGTCGGTCGCGCCGTCCCGCTCACCGTCCCGGCCGCCCTCACCGCAACCCTCCCGCAAGCCGTCCACCGCGCCGCCCGTCACCACCGGGACCTCCGTGAAGAAGGGCGCCGCCGTCTGGACGTTCACCGGGTCGAAAGCGGCCCTGAAGGACGTCGGCGCCTCCTGGTACTACGACTGGGGACCCAGCGACGACGACGTGCCCGGCCCGGCCGGCGTCGCGTTCGTACCGATGATCTGGGGCGCCGCGAATGTCACCACCGCCACCCTGAAGCAGGCTGCGGCCGAGGGCGACGACTGGCTGCTCGGTTTCAACGAGCCGGACCTGGCCGAGCAGTCGAACATGACCGTCGAGGCCGCCCTGGACGCCTGGCCGAAACTGGAGGCGACCGGGATGAAGCTGGTCAGCCCCGCCGTCGCGTTCGGTGGGGACACCGCCGGCGGCTGGCTGGACCGCTTCATGACCGGCGCGTCCGAGCGGGGCCTGCGGGTCGACGCGATCGCCCTGCACTGGTACGGCTCCGACTTCAGCAAGGCCGCGGTGAACCAGTTCCTGGGGTACGTCGACGCGGTGCACCAGCGCTACGGCAAACCGATCTGGATCACCGAGTTCGGGCTGATCGACTTCGGTGGGTCCCCGCGCTATCCCAGTGACGCCCAGAAGGTCGCCTTCATCAAGGGCGCCACGGCCGGCCTGGAGAAACGCAGGTTCGTCGCCCGGTACGCCTGGTTCGGCCTGCCCGCCGTCGGCGACAGCGCCGACTTCGGGCTTTACAAAGATGGGAAGACCCCCACCGAGGCGGGCAAGGCGTACCGTGCCGCGGGATAG
- a CDS encoding histone-like nucleoid-structuring protein Lsr2 encodes MARQVITTLIDDLDGKKADRTVEFSLDGVSYTIDLSEANAGKLRKVLDPYITAGTRLGRTTSARIGSRAAAPARTAGSRDENRLIREWAIRNGHKISERGRIPQEVSNAYRAANGR; translated from the coding sequence ATGGCGCGGCAGGTAATCACCACCCTGATCGACGATCTGGACGGCAAGAAGGCGGATCGGACGGTCGAGTTCAGTCTCGATGGCGTCAGCTACACGATCGACCTTTCCGAGGCCAATGCCGGAAAGCTGCGTAAGGTGCTGGATCCGTACATCACGGCCGGCACTCGGCTGGGCCGGACCACGAGTGCCCGGATCGGCTCGCGTGCGGCGGCGCCGGCCCGCACCGCCGGCTCGCGCGACGAGAACCGGTTGATCCGCGAGTGGGCGATCCGTAACGGGCACAAAATCTCCGAGCGGGGCCGCATTCCGCAGGAGGTAAGCAACGCGTACCGGGCGGCGAACGGCCGCTGA
- a CDS encoding ATP-binding protein — translation MRMSVRLNLPREVDSVPAVRRLLRCALTILRVDRQAGTDLEIALTEACANVVKHATGAENFEVRLDVGQDRCSIDVVDEGSGFDAAAMSAETPTSDSERGRGLFLIRALGENVRMQSSARTGSLIHFEKSFA, via the coding sequence ATGCGTATGTCGGTCCGGCTCAATCTGCCGCGCGAGGTGGACAGCGTCCCCGCCGTGCGCCGACTGTTGCGATGCGCGCTGACGATCCTGCGAGTGGATCGTCAGGCCGGCACGGATCTGGAGATCGCGCTCACCGAGGCGTGCGCCAACGTGGTGAAGCACGCCACCGGCGCGGAGAACTTCGAGGTACGCCTCGACGTCGGTCAGGACCGCTGCTCGATCGACGTGGTCGACGAGGGTTCCGGCTTCGACGCCGCCGCGATGAGCGCCGAGACCCCCACCTCCGACAGCGAGCGGGGGCGTGGCCTCTTCCTGATCCGGGCACTCGGCGAGAACGTGCGGATGCAGTCGAGCGCTCGTACCGGAAGTCTCATCCACTTCGAGAAATCCTTCGCCTGA
- a CDS encoding LLM class flavin-dependent oxidoreductase, whose translation MRIGIVILPDQRWSESRERWRLAEEYGFDHAWTYDHLGWRDLADGPWFDAVPTLTAAAAVTERIRLGTYVASPNFRHPVHFAREALALDDISGGRLLLGLGAGGIGFDSAVLGQPELTPRQRVDRFAEFLELFDTILRNPSTTWSGSWFSAVDARSIPGPVQLPRPPFVVAAGGPRALRLAAKYGEGWVTTGDAYLDTAEEWWASIRKARDRFEAALDAAGRPADEVDRYLNLDTSPVYSMSSVGAFADAVGRARELGFTDVITHWPRESSWYAGDEKVLEAVAAELPGIRLG comes from the coding sequence GTGCGTATCGGCATCGTCATCCTCCCTGACCAGCGCTGGTCCGAATCCCGCGAACGCTGGCGTCTCGCCGAGGAGTACGGTTTCGACCACGCCTGGACCTATGACCACCTCGGCTGGCGTGACCTGGCCGACGGCCCCTGGTTCGACGCCGTCCCGACGCTGACCGCCGCGGCGGCCGTCACGGAGCGGATCAGGCTGGGCACCTACGTCGCCTCGCCGAACTTCCGGCACCCGGTGCACTTCGCCCGCGAGGCGCTGGCGCTCGACGACATCTCCGGCGGCCGGTTGCTGCTCGGCCTCGGCGCCGGCGGCATCGGCTTCGACTCGGCGGTGCTCGGGCAGCCGGAGCTCACCCCGCGCCAGCGGGTCGACCGGTTCGCCGAGTTCCTGGAGCTGTTCGACACGATCCTGCGCAACCCGTCAACGACGTGGTCCGGGTCATGGTTCTCCGCGGTGGACGCCCGCAGCATCCCCGGGCCGGTCCAGCTTCCCCGGCCGCCGTTCGTGGTGGCCGCGGGCGGGCCGCGGGCGCTGAGGCTGGCCGCGAAGTACGGCGAGGGCTGGGTCACCACCGGCGACGCCTATCTCGACACCGCCGAGGAATGGTGGGCGTCGATCCGTAAGGCGCGGGACAGGTTCGAGGCCGCTCTCGACGCGGCCGGCCGGCCGGCGGACGAGGTGGATCGCTATCTCAACCTCGACACGTCGCCGGTTTACTCAATGAGCAGCGTGGGCGCGTTCGCCGACGCCGTGGGCCGGGCCCGGGAGCTGGGATTCACCGATGTGATCACGCATTGGCCCCGGGAGTCGAGCTGGTACGCCGGGGACGAGAAGGTGCTCGAAGCGGTCGCCGCCGAGCTGCCCGGCATCCGTTTAGGTTAA
- a CDS encoding sigma-70 family RNA polymerase sigma factor yields MTSNVATAADLAATTGPVLTAAEQEELIRTHMPLVGHLVRDMLSRIPNHIHRDDLTSAGLHALVTAARSWDPERGVPFNRFAGTRIRGALLDELRALDWATRSVRSKARTTDTTRQQLTTTLGRTPSADELAQALGTTTTDLQQTDTDVQRATVLSLQGFTTSSADDMVTERAPGPEEMLLRREQIGYLHHAIASLPERLQTVVTEYFLRERPMADIAADLGVTESRVSQLRAEALSLLKDGLNTHLNPELAPVPENPESIVARRRASYYANIANNTSMRSRLAMTNEHGHTTVGRGLAAAAA; encoded by the coding sequence TTGACCAGCAACGTTGCTACCGCTGCCGACCTTGCCGCCACCACCGGCCCGGTGCTCACCGCCGCCGAGCAGGAGGAGCTGATCCGCACCCACATGCCGCTCGTCGGTCACCTGGTGCGGGACATGCTCAGCCGGATCCCCAATCACATCCACCGCGACGACCTGACCAGTGCCGGCCTGCACGCCCTGGTCACCGCGGCGCGTAGCTGGGACCCGGAGCGCGGCGTCCCGTTCAACCGGTTCGCCGGCACCCGGATCCGCGGCGCGCTCCTCGACGAGCTTCGCGCGCTGGACTGGGCGACCCGCTCGGTGCGGTCCAAGGCCCGTACCACCGACACCACGCGCCAGCAGCTCACCACCACGCTGGGCCGCACGCCGTCCGCGGACGAGCTGGCCCAGGCGCTCGGCACCACCACGACCGACCTGCAGCAGACCGACACCGACGTGCAGCGGGCGACGGTCCTCTCGCTGCAGGGCTTCACCACCAGCAGCGCCGACGACATGGTCACCGAGCGCGCGCCGGGCCCGGAGGAGATGCTGCTGCGCCGCGAGCAGATCGGCTACCTGCACCACGCGATCGCGTCGCTGCCGGAGCGCCTGCAGACCGTCGTCACCGAGTACTTCCTGCGGGAGCGCCCGATGGCCGACATCGCCGCCGACCTGGGCGTCACCGAGAGCCGGGTCAGCCAGCTGCGCGCCGAGGCCCTGTCGCTGCTCAAGGACGGCCTGAACACCCACCTCAACCCGGAGCTCGCGCCGGTGCCGGAGAACCCGGAGAGCATCGTGGCTCGCCGCCGCGCGTCCTACTACGCCAACATCGCGAACAACACGAGCATGCGCAGCCGCCTCGCGATGACCAACGAGCACGGCCACACCACGGTCGGCCGGGGCCTCGCCGCCGCGGCCGCCTGA
- a CDS encoding HAD family hydrolase — protein MSVKAVVFDLDGVIIDTEEVWEEVRRGYVAEFGREFLPDSQDRMMGMSTGEWSAHLADEVGVPRTAEQVAADVLGRMAERYREALPLIPGSVEVVRSLRQGYRLALASSSARILIDQVLQTAGLTGAFEVTLSTEEVPRGKPAPDVYLTAVAKMGLTPADCAAIEDSSNGLRSAAAAGLTVIAVPHGVYPPAADALAGASRVVGTITEVTPEMIATL, from the coding sequence GTGAGTGTCAAAGCTGTGGTGTTCGATCTGGATGGCGTGATCATCGATACCGAGGAGGTCTGGGAGGAGGTCCGGCGCGGCTATGTGGCCGAGTTCGGGCGTGAGTTCCTGCCGGACAGCCAGGACCGGATGATGGGCATGAGCACCGGCGAGTGGTCGGCGCACCTGGCCGACGAGGTGGGCGTGCCGCGCACCGCCGAGCAGGTGGCGGCGGACGTGCTCGGGCGGATGGCGGAGCGGTACCGCGAGGCGCTGCCGCTGATCCCCGGCTCGGTCGAGGTTGTCCGCTCCCTGCGGCAGGGTTACCGGCTGGCGCTGGCCAGCTCGTCCGCGCGGATCCTGATCGACCAGGTGCTCCAGACCGCCGGGCTGACCGGCGCGTTCGAGGTGACGCTCTCCACCGAGGAGGTGCCGCGCGGCAAGCCGGCGCCGGATGTCTACCTGACCGCTGTCGCGAAGATGGGCCTCACCCCGGCGGACTGCGCGGCGATCGAGGACTCCAGCAACGGTCTGCGGTCGGCCGCCGCGGCCGGTCTCACGGTGATCGCGGTGCCGCACGGCGTCTACCCGCCGGCGGCCGACGCCCTCGCCGGGGCGAGCCGGGTGGTCGGCACCATCACCGAGGTCACACCGGAGATGATCGCCACGCTGTGA
- the fgd gene encoding glucose-6-phosphate dehydrogenase (coenzyme-F420), which yields MIRFGYKASAEQFAPAELLKYGILAEESGFDSVFVSDHLQPWRHDGGHAPAALPWLGALAARTQKVLIGTSVLTPTFRYHPAVVAQAFATLGCLAPGRAILGVGSGESLNEVLLGTAWPDGKERFARLKEAVLLIQKLWAEDRVTYEGQFYKTENATIYDKPETPVPIYIGASGPAATRLAGRIADGFITTSGKGHGLYTDTLLPAVKEGAEKAGRAIDDLDLMIEVKVSFDDDIERARNDTHYWGALALSPEEKTGVEDPIEMQRLADALPVDRTVSRWIVSSDPAEHAAKVAEYLDMGFKHLVFHAPGPDQERFLRLYSTEILPHLRSRAQPSAPPVS from the coding sequence ATGATTCGGTTCGGGTACAAGGCGTCGGCCGAGCAGTTCGCACCGGCTGAGCTGCTCAAGTACGGCATTCTCGCGGAGGAGTCGGGTTTCGACTCGGTCTTCGTCAGTGATCACCTGCAGCCGTGGCGGCACGACGGCGGGCACGCTCCGGCGGCCCTCCCATGGCTGGGGGCGCTCGCCGCCCGTACCCAGAAGGTTCTGATCGGCACCAGCGTGCTGACGCCGACGTTCCGTTACCACCCGGCCGTGGTCGCGCAGGCGTTCGCGACGCTGGGCTGCCTCGCGCCGGGCCGCGCCATCCTCGGCGTCGGCTCCGGCGAGTCGCTCAACGAGGTGCTGCTCGGCACCGCGTGGCCGGACGGCAAGGAGCGGTTCGCCCGGCTCAAGGAGGCGGTCCTGCTGATCCAGAAGCTGTGGGCCGAGGACCGGGTCACGTACGAAGGCCAGTTCTACAAGACCGAGAACGCCACGATCTACGACAAGCCGGAGACGCCCGTCCCGATCTACATCGGCGCGTCCGGCCCGGCCGCGACCCGGCTCGCCGGCCGGATCGCCGACGGCTTCATCACGACCAGCGGCAAGGGGCACGGTCTCTACACCGACACGCTGCTGCCCGCGGTCAAGGAGGGCGCCGAGAAGGCCGGGCGCGCCATCGACGACCTGGACCTGATGATCGAGGTGAAGGTCTCCTTCGACGACGACATCGAGCGGGCCCGCAACGACACCCATTACTGGGGTGCGCTCGCCCTCTCCCCGGAGGAGAAGACCGGCGTCGAGGACCCGATCGAGATGCAGCGTCTCGCCGACGCCCTCCCGGTGGACCGGACCGTCTCCCGCTGGATCGTCTCCTCCGACCCGGCCGAGCACGCCGCGAAGGTCGCCGAGTACCTCGACATGGGCTTCAAGCACCTGGTCTTCCACGCCCCGGGGCCGGACCAGGAGCGCTTCCTGCGCCTCTACTCCACGGAGATCCTCCCGCACCTCCGCTCCCGCGCCCAGCCTTCGGCGCCCCCGGTGAGCTAG